In the genome of Pseudomonas protegens, one region contains:
- a CDS encoding amidase, which translates to MIQHSDAVAGEAIVELDALALSRAIHARELSCREVMQAYLQQIERYNPHFNALVSLVDPGELLAQADERDRQLDRGLSMGWMHGMPQAIKDLAATAGLTTSLGSPLFAEQVPQEDAISVARVRASGAIIVGKSNVPEFGLGSHTYNQLFGTTGNAYDSSLSAGGSSGGAAVALALRMLPVADGSDMMGSLRNPAAFNNLFGMRPSQGRVPFGPTPELFVQQLATEGPMGRTVADVARLLSTQAGYDPRVPLSLKEDPALLQAPLQREVRGLRLGWLGDYNGYLAMEQGVLSLCEKALADFTTLGCDVENCQPDFSLAQLWDCWLVHRHWLVQGSLGLLHGDPDKRRWLKPEARWEVEGAANLSAADVYRASQSRSDWYRALQRLFERYDFLLLPTAQVFPFDARQAWPRQIDGQDMDTYHRWMEVVIGPTLAGLPSISIPVGFNLAGLPMGMQIIGPAQADHAVLQLAYAHEQLTQWVRQHPPGHLL; encoded by the coding sequence TTGATTCAGCACAGCGATGCCGTGGCCGGCGAGGCCATCGTCGAACTGGATGCCCTGGCGCTGTCCAGGGCGATCCATGCGCGCGAGCTGTCCTGCCGCGAGGTGATGCAGGCCTACCTGCAACAGATCGAGCGCTACAACCCGCATTTCAATGCCCTGGTGTCCCTGGTCGATCCGGGCGAGTTGCTGGCCCAGGCCGATGAGCGCGACCGGCAACTGGACCGGGGGCTGTCCATGGGCTGGATGCATGGCATGCCCCAAGCGATCAAGGATCTGGCAGCCACCGCGGGGCTGACCACCAGCCTGGGTTCGCCGCTGTTCGCCGAACAGGTGCCCCAGGAGGACGCCATCAGCGTGGCCCGGGTGCGGGCCAGTGGCGCGATCATCGTCGGCAAGAGCAACGTGCCGGAGTTCGGCCTGGGCTCGCATACCTACAACCAGCTGTTCGGCACCACCGGCAACGCCTACGACAGCAGCCTGAGCGCCGGCGGCAGCAGTGGCGGGGCCGCGGTGGCCCTGGCCCTGCGCATGCTGCCGGTGGCCGATGGCAGCGACATGATGGGCTCGTTGCGTAATCCGGCGGCCTTCAACAACCTGTTCGGCATGCGTCCTTCCCAGGGGCGGGTGCCATTCGGCCCGACTCCCGAGCTGTTCGTGCAGCAACTGGCCACCGAGGGGCCGATGGGCCGCACGGTGGCCGATGTGGCGCGGCTGTTGAGCACTCAGGCCGGTTACGATCCGCGGGTGCCCTTGTCCCTCAAGGAGGATCCGGCGCTGTTGCAGGCGCCTCTGCAACGGGAGGTGCGGGGCCTGCGCCTGGGCTGGTTGGGGGACTACAACGGCTATCTGGCCATGGAGCAGGGGGTACTGAGCCTGTGCGAAAAGGCCCTGGCCGACTTCACAACCCTGGGCTGTGATGTGGAGAACTGCCAGCCGGATTTTTCCCTGGCGCAGTTGTGGGACTGCTGGCTGGTGCACCGGCACTGGCTGGTCCAGGGTTCCCTGGGGCTGTTGCACGGCGATCCGGACAAACGCCGCTGGCTCAAGCCCGAGGCCCGTTGGGAAGTGGAGGGTGCGGCCAACCTGAGCGCCGCGGATGTGTACCGCGCCTCCCAGAGTCGCAGTGATTGGTATCGCGCCTTGCAACGCCTGTTCGAGCGTTACGATTTTCTGCTGTTGCCCACGGCCCAGGTGTTCCCTTTCGATGCACGGCAGGCCTGGCCACGGCAGATCGATGGGCAGGATATGGACACCTATCATCGCTGGATGGAAGTGGTGATCGGTCCGACCCTGGCCGGCCTGCCCAGCATCAGCATTCCGGTGGGATTCAATCTCGCGGGCCTGCCCATGGGCATGCAGATCATCGGTCCGGCCCAGGCCGATCACGCCGTGCTGCAGTTGGCGTACGCCCATGAACAACTGACGCAATGGGTGCGCCAGCACCCCCCGGGTCATTTGCTGTAA
- a CDS encoding TPM domain-containing protein, translating to MRLYKIGLVLLLWVFAVTAQAELRFPALSGRVVDDAQMIEPTISALLTRQLQAHEQATGEQLVVVTLPNLQGVSIEEFGYQLGRHWGIGQKDKNNGALLIVARDERKLRIEVGYGLEERLTDAQASVIINQVITPAFKTGQFSKGISDGVSAMFLVLGGTPLDQPDPVYDSVESSDQDDFVQRHPWLFIFMVLLFILVVIVAQALGFITTTSGRGGDGGGGFGGFGGFGGGSGGGGGFSGGGGSFGGGGSSGGW from the coding sequence ATGCGACTTTATAAAATCGGCCTGGTGCTGTTGCTCTGGGTCTTTGCGGTCACGGCCCAGGCCGAGCTGAGGTTTCCGGCCCTGAGCGGGCGGGTGGTGGACGACGCGCAGATGATCGAGCCGACCATCAGCGCCCTGCTGACTCGGCAACTGCAAGCCCACGAACAGGCCACCGGCGAACAGTTGGTGGTGGTGACCCTGCCGAACCTGCAAGGCGTCAGCATCGAGGAGTTCGGCTACCAGTTGGGGCGCCACTGGGGCATCGGCCAGAAGGACAAGAACAACGGCGCGCTGCTGATCGTCGCCCGGGACGAGCGCAAGCTGCGCATCGAAGTGGGCTACGGCCTGGAGGAGCGCCTGACCGACGCCCAGGCCTCGGTGATCATCAACCAGGTGATCACCCCGGCGTTCAAGACCGGGCAGTTCAGCAAGGGCATCAGCGACGGGGTTTCGGCCATGTTCCTGGTGCTCGGCGGCACGCCGCTGGACCAACCGGACCCGGTGTATGACAGCGTCGAGAGCAGCGACCAGGACGATTTTGTCCAGCGTCACCCGTGGCTGTTCATCTTCATGGTGCTGCTGTTCATCCTGGTGGTGATAGTGGCGCAGGCGCTCGGGTTCATCACCACCACCAGCGGGCGCGGCGGTGACGGAGGCGGTGGCTTCGGTGGTTTTGGTGGTTTTGGTGGTGGGTCCGGCGGCGGTGGCGGCTTCAGCGGTGGCGGTGGCAGCTTTGGCGGCGGCGGTTCCTCCGGCGGCTGGTAA
- a CDS encoding YceI family protein has protein sequence MRTPIRLLLSLLGVLALPVQANWYLDNESSRVSFVTTKNANISEVQRFLVLHGKVDGKGQAQVQIELDSVSSGIPLRDERMRQELFQVQQFPEAQITAQINLRPINDLAPGAQIELLLPVTVNLHGQEHTYNAELLATRLDDRRFQVVTLEPLVLNAEDFNLAPGLDSLRKLAGLSAISFSVPVGAVLIFTAR, from the coding sequence ATGCGTACGCCGATCCGCCTACTTCTCAGCCTGCTCGGGGTACTGGCGCTGCCGGTCCAGGCCAACTGGTACCTGGACAACGAGTCATCCCGGGTGTCCTTCGTCACCACCAAGAACGCCAATATTTCCGAAGTCCAGCGCTTCCTGGTGCTGCACGGCAAGGTCGATGGCAAGGGCCAGGCGCAGGTGCAGATCGAGCTGGACTCGGTCAGCAGCGGCATTCCTCTGCGCGATGAACGCATGCGCCAGGAACTGTTCCAGGTGCAGCAGTTCCCCGAGGCGCAGATCACTGCGCAAATCAATCTGCGTCCGATCAACGACCTGGCTCCCGGTGCGCAGATCGAGCTGTTGCTGCCGGTCACCGTGAACCTGCACGGCCAGGAACACACCTACAACGCCGAGCTGCTGGCCACCCGCCTGGATGACCGGCGCTTTCAGGTGGTGACCCTGGAACCCCTGGTGCTCAACGCCGAAGACTTCAACCTGGCCCCGGGCCTGGACAGCCTGCGCAAGCTCGCGGGGCTTTCGGCCATCAGTTTCTCGGTGCCGGTGGGTGCGGTACTGATCTTCACGGCGCGCTGA
- a CDS encoding phospholipase D-like domain-containing protein, which yields MRGAVFPWREGNRFELLIDGPEFFPRMLLAIARAQEQVALELYLVEAGACAEAMVQALVQAAERGVQVRCLFDDYGSLAFTQPLRQRLTNAGVELRFYNRLKWRQGLLNLYRDHRKLLLVDQSLAMVGGTGVTDDFWQPRDNSCDWHEVMVEIAGPAVRDWQSLFDRQWSANLHRGAWKPSVDFGLPHLPRVPDSGEGMGRVAYADSRQHRDILHSLIRALHSGQRRIWLATPYFLPTWSVRRSLRKAAARGIDVRLLLTGPNTDHPAVRYAGHRYYPRLLKAGVRIFEYQPRFLHLKMALVDDWVSVGSCNFDHWNLRFNLEANLEALDPSLTRAVAASFEADFAQSEEINLAQWRNRPLWRRIKQRIWGWVDRLVVNLLDRRG from the coding sequence ATGCGTGGAGCGGTGTTCCCCTGGCGCGAAGGCAACCGCTTCGAGTTGCTGATCGATGGTCCCGAGTTCTTTCCGCGCATGCTGCTGGCCATCGCCCGCGCCCAAGAGCAGGTGGCGCTGGAGCTGTACCTGGTGGAGGCCGGTGCCTGCGCCGAGGCCATGGTCCAGGCCCTGGTGCAGGCCGCCGAGCGCGGGGTGCAGGTGCGTTGCCTGTTCGACGACTACGGCAGTCTGGCCTTCACCCAGCCCCTGCGCCAGCGTCTGACGAACGCCGGTGTCGAGCTGCGCTTCTACAACCGCCTGAAATGGCGCCAGGGCCTGCTCAACCTGTACCGCGACCATCGCAAACTGCTGTTGGTGGACCAGTCCCTGGCGATGGTGGGCGGCACCGGGGTCACCGATGACTTCTGGCAGCCCAGGGACAACAGCTGCGACTGGCATGAAGTGATGGTGGAGATCGCCGGCCCTGCGGTGCGTGACTGGCAGAGTCTGTTTGACCGGCAATGGAGCGCCAACCTGCACCGCGGCGCCTGGAAGCCCAGTGTCGATTTCGGCCTGCCCCATCTGCCCCGCGTACCTGACTCGGGGGAGGGCATGGGCCGGGTGGCCTATGCCGACTCTCGCCAGCATCGCGACATCCTGCATTCGCTGATCCGCGCCCTGCACAGCGGCCAGCGGCGCATCTGGCTGGCGACGCCGTACTTCTTGCCCACCTGGTCGGTGCGGCGCTCGTTGCGCAAGGCCGCGGCCCGGGGGATCGACGTGCGCCTGCTGCTGACCGGGCCGAACACCGACCACCCGGCGGTGCGCTATGCCGGGCACCGTTACTACCCGCGCCTGCTCAAGGCCGGCGTGCGCATCTTCGAATACCAGCCGCGCTTTCTGCATTTGAAGATGGCCCTGGTGGACGACTGGGTCAGTGTGGGTTCGTGCAACTTCGATCACTGGAACCTGCGTTTCAACCTGGAAGCCAACCTCGAAGCCCTGGATCCGTCACTGACCCGCGCGGTGGCGGCGAGTTTCGAGGCGGATTTCGCCCAGAGCGAAGAGATCAACCTGGCGCAGTGGCGCAACCGGCCATTGTGGCGGCGGATCAAGCAGCGGATCTGGGGCTGGGTCGACCGTCTGGTGGTCAACCTGCTGGACCGGCGCGGCTGA
- a CDS encoding MFS transporter → MSTSSPAASKTRQVVAAVVGNALEWYDFIVYGFLASFVARQFFPAQDEYTSLLMALATFGVGFFMRPVGGVLLGIYSDRKGRKAAMMVIIQLMTLAIAMIVFAPSYAAIGLGAPLLIVVARMLQGFATGGEYASATAYLVESAPPHKKGLYGSWQLVGQCLAVFSGAAMVAAVTHFFSPQTLDLWGWRLPFVIGLLIGPVGLWIRKYMEEPEAFIEARKQVRGNGPGLWQVVSSQRRAILVSMGLCSGSTVSFYVVLVNMPTFAHANLGLPLDQVLLVQMFAVALMTLVIPFAGALSDRVGRRPVLAAFTLAFFVMVYPLYVWVAAAPSIERLLVMQILLCGAIGGFFGPAPTALAEQFPIEVRSTGVSVAYNLAVMLFGGFAPLIVTWLSRVMATPVAPSFYVLATSIFSLLGIYCMYDAVRDTKPDALTLGGES, encoded by the coding sequence ATGAGCACTTCGAGCCCCGCTGCTTCCAAGACCCGGCAGGTGGTTGCCGCCGTCGTCGGCAACGCCCTGGAATGGTACGACTTCATCGTCTATGGCTTTCTCGCCAGCTTCGTCGCCCGCCAGTTCTTTCCGGCGCAGGATGAGTACACCTCGCTGTTGATGGCCCTGGCCACCTTCGGCGTGGGCTTTTTCATGCGTCCGGTGGGCGGTGTGCTGCTGGGGATCTATTCCGATCGCAAGGGCCGCAAGGCCGCGATGATGGTGATCATCCAACTGATGACCCTGGCCATCGCGATGATCGTCTTTGCTCCCAGCTACGCCGCCATCGGGCTGGGTGCGCCCTTGCTGATCGTGGTGGCGCGCATGCTCCAGGGGTTCGCCACCGGTGGCGAGTACGCCAGCGCCACGGCCTATCTGGTGGAGAGCGCGCCGCCCCACAAGAAGGGCCTGTACGGTTCCTGGCAACTGGTCGGGCAGTGCCTGGCGGTGTTCAGCGGGGCGGCGATGGTAGCGGCGGTGACCCACTTCTTCTCGCCCCAGACCCTGGATCTGTGGGGCTGGCGCCTGCCGTTCGTGATCGGCTTGCTGATCGGTCCGGTGGGCCTGTGGATCCGCAAGTACATGGAAGAGCCGGAGGCCTTCATCGAGGCGCGCAAGCAGGTACGGGGCAATGGGCCGGGGCTGTGGCAGGTGGTGTCGAGCCAGCGCCGGGCGATTCTGGTGTCCATGGGCCTGTGCAGCGGCAGCACCGTGTCCTTCTACGTGGTCCTGGTGAACATGCCGACCTTTGCCCACGCCAACCTCGGCCTGCCCCTGGATCAGGTGCTGCTGGTGCAGATGTTCGCCGTGGCCCTGATGACCCTGGTGATCCCCTTTGCCGGGGCGTTGTCGGACCGTGTCGGCCGGCGTCCGGTGCTGGCGGCCTTCACCCTGGCGTTTTTCGTCATGGTCTATCCCTTGTATGTGTGGGTCGCCGCCGCGCCGTCCATCGAGCGCCTGCTGGTGATGCAGATCCTGCTGTGTGGCGCCATTGGCGGTTTCTTCGGCCCTGCTCCCACCGCCCTGGCCGAGCAGTTTCCCATCGAGGTGCGTTCCACCGGCGTCTCCGTGGCGTATAACCTGGCGGTGATGCTGTTCGGCGGTTTCGCGCCCTTGATCGTGACCTGGCTGAGCCGGGTCATGGCCACGCCGGTGGCGCCGTCCTTCTATGTCCTGGCGACTTCGATCTTCAGTCTGCTGGGCATCTATTGCATGTACGACGCGGTCCGGGACACCAAGCCCGATGCCCTGACCCTGGGAGGCGAATCTTGA
- a CDS encoding LemA family protein yields the protein MNITQSLRSSWPVAALLLLASLLSGCGINNIPTLDEQVKADWGQVQNQYQRRADLIPNLVETVKGYAKHEEETLTAVIEARAKATSIQVDAKTLDNPEKLKQFQQAQDQLSGALSRLMVVSERYPDLKANQNFLALQSQLEGTENRIAVARRDFILAVQKYNTEIRTFPGRLWHSLMYSDLPVRESFEATSPDADKAPQVKF from the coding sequence ATGAACATCACTCAAAGCCTGCGTTCGAGCTGGCCCGTCGCTGCCTTGTTGCTGCTTGCCAGCCTGCTCAGCGGCTGCGGCATCAACAACATTCCGACCCTGGACGAGCAGGTCAAGGCCGACTGGGGCCAGGTGCAGAACCAGTACCAGCGCCGCGCCGACCTGATCCCCAATCTGGTGGAAACCGTCAAGGGCTACGCCAAGCACGAGGAAGAAACCCTGACCGCGGTGATCGAGGCGCGGGCCAAGGCCACCTCGATCCAGGTGGATGCCAAGACCCTGGACAACCCGGAAAAACTCAAGCAGTTCCAGCAGGCCCAGGACCAGTTGAGCGGTGCCCTGAGCCGTCTGATGGTGGTCTCCGAGCGCTACCCGGACCTGAAGGCCAACCAGAACTTCCTGGCCCTGCAATCCCAGCTTGAAGGCACCGAGAACCGCATCGCCGTGGCCCGTCGCGACTTCATCCTGGCGGTGCAGAAGTACAACACCGAGATCCGCACCTTCCCCGGCCGCCTGTGGCACAGCCTGATGTACAGCGACCTGCCGGTGCGTGAATCCTTCGAGGCCACCAGCCCCGACGCCGACAAAGCCCCGCAAGTGAAATTCTGA
- a CDS encoding TPM domain-containing protein produces MSHGRRVLQGALLWLWLVSGAVLAQQPGPTPTDGVPLRSSQPAVQVEPAPTTATAAPIERLFPKLTGRVVDTAQLLTPSAQVYLAQMLERLEQTTTDQVVVATVPSLGGHSIEEFGLQLGRHWGIGQKDKNNGVLLLVAKDDRKVRIEVGYGLEGRLNDIVAHFIIDGSIIPYFKDDLYSSGIIAGATSIVNVLSSTDPPRLVYRSVEKSWYQDIEWMWWFERLFYLVFVGVPLFGFLTQWRSGNDSPVVASDDSARRETRAERDAGSSSSSFDWFDSSSSSSSSSSDSFSGGGGSFGGGGASGSW; encoded by the coding sequence ATGAGCCACGGGCGGCGCGTGCTGCAAGGCGCGCTGCTGTGGCTATGGCTGGTGAGTGGCGCCGTGTTGGCGCAACAACCCGGGCCCACACCCACGGATGGGGTGCCGTTGCGTTCGTCGCAACCCGCTGTCCAGGTCGAGCCCGCACCGACCACTGCGACAGCGGCACCGATCGAACGGCTGTTTCCCAAGCTGACCGGGCGGGTGGTGGACACCGCGCAGTTGCTCACGCCGTCGGCGCAGGTCTACCTGGCGCAGATGCTGGAACGGCTCGAGCAGACCACCACCGACCAGGTGGTGGTGGCCACGGTGCCGAGCCTGGGTGGCCACAGCATCGAGGAGTTCGGCCTGCAGCTGGGCCGGCACTGGGGGATTGGCCAGAAGGACAAGAACAACGGCGTCCTGCTGCTGGTGGCCAAGGACGATCGCAAGGTGCGGATCGAGGTCGGTTACGGCCTGGAGGGGCGGCTCAACGACATAGTGGCCCACTTCATCATCGATGGTTCGATCATTCCGTATTTCAAGGACGACCTGTATTCCTCGGGGATCATCGCCGGGGCCACGTCCATCGTGAACGTGCTGTCGTCCACCGACCCGCCGAGGCTGGTGTACCGCTCGGTGGAGAAAAGCTGGTACCAGGACATCGAGTGGATGTGGTGGTTCGAGAGGTTGTTCTACCTGGTGTTCGTCGGTGTACCGTTGTTCGGGTTCCTGACCCAATGGCGCAGCGGCAATGATTCGCCGGTTGTTGCCAGCGACGATTCGGCCAGGCGCGAAACCAGGGCCGAGCGCGACGCAGGTTCGAGCAGCAGTTCGTTCGACTGGTTCGACTCCAGCAGCTCCAGCTCCAGTTCAAGCTCGGACAGCTTCAGCGGGGGTGGCGGCAGTTTTGGCGGTGGCGGGGCGTCCGGCAGTTGGTAG
- a CDS encoding IclR family transcriptional regulator, producing MASKVESGSVRSVERALAIVELLGQHQALGLEELHYLTGLPKATVSRMLLTLQEQGWIYRGLSDRRYRLSARSLFGDSRQRFKRRLVEQAAPWLLELSARTGLVSDLSSFDGEHLEVLESAVPQVLRKRYPSNSRIVGQHASLFHSAMGKACLGALASAEVQRLAERERVPAEDQQQACAQSQHLGFGQRTEGHWEYPVRLPFLIRAVALPLQAEGRVIGSIALHWPMDLACVEQVRSRHLRLLAETVEQLQKTLV from the coding sequence ATGGCCAGCAAGGTCGAAAGCGGCAGTGTGCGTTCCGTGGAACGGGCCCTGGCCATTGTCGAGTTACTCGGTCAGCACCAGGCCCTGGGGCTGGAGGAGTTGCACTACCTGACCGGGCTGCCCAAGGCGACGGTGTCACGCATGTTGCTGACCTTGCAGGAGCAGGGCTGGATCTACCGGGGCTTGAGTGACCGGCGCTATCGCTTGAGCGCGCGCAGTCTGTTTGGCGACAGCCGACAACGGTTCAAGCGCCGCCTGGTGGAGCAGGCGGCGCCCTGGCTGCTGGAATTGAGTGCACGCACCGGGCTGGTCAGCGACTTGTCGAGTTTCGACGGCGAGCACCTGGAAGTCCTGGAAAGCGCAGTGCCCCAGGTGCTGCGCAAGCGCTACCCGAGCAACAGCCGGATTGTCGGCCAGCATGCCAGCCTGTTTCATTCGGCCATGGGCAAGGCCTGCCTCGGGGCCCTGGCCAGCGCTGAAGTCCAGCGGCTGGCCGAGCGGGAGCGAGTGCCGGCCGAAGACCAGCAACAGGCCTGTGCCCAGTCCCAGCACCTGGGGTTTGGCCAGCGCACCGAAGGCCATTGGGAATATCCGGTGCGCCTGCCTTTTCTGATCCGCGCCGTGGCCTTGCCGTTGCAGGCCGAAGGCCGGGTGATCGGCAGCATCGCCCTGCATTGGCCGATGGACCTGGCCTGTGTCGAGCAGGTGCGCAGTCGTCATTTGCGATTGCTGGCCGAAACCGTCGAACAGCTGCAGAAAACCCTCGTCTGA
- the bglX gene encoding beta-glucosidase BglX, whose protein sequence is MNKLCLLGLLVSLASHPVLADVAPVPLENKEAFINDLLKRMTLEEKIGQLRLISIGPEMPRELIRKEIAAGNIGGTFNSITRPENRPMQDAAMRSRLKIPMFFAYDVIHGHRTIFPISLALASSWDMDAIGRSGRIAAKEASADSLDITFAPMVDISRDPRWGRTSEGFGEDTYLVSRIAKVMVKAYQGQSPALPDSIMASVKHFALYGAVEGGRDYNIVDMSPVKMYQDYLPPYRAAIDAGAGGVMVALNSINGVPATSNTWLMNDLLRKEWGFKGLAVSDHGAIIELIRHGVAKDGREAAKLAIKAGIDMSMNDSLYGKELPGLLKSGEIEQKDIDNAVREVLAAKYDMGLFKDPYVRIGKAEDDPADTNAESRLHRSDARDIARRSLVLLKNHNDTLPLKKTAKIALVGPLAKAPIDMMGSWAAAGVPAQSVTLYDGMRNVLGDKAQLVYARGSNITADKKVVDYLNFLNFDAPEVVDDPRPAQQMIDEAVQAAKQADVIVAAVGESRGMSHESSSRTDLLIPASQRELIKALKATGKPLVLVLMNGRPLSLLEENQQADAILETWFSGTEGGNAIADVLFGDYNPSGKLPITFPRTVGQIPTYYNHLTIGRPFTPGKPGNYTSQYFDDTTGPLFPFGYGLSYTTFSLSDMALSSTTLNKSGKLDASVTVKNTGKRDGETVVQLYIQDVAGSMIRPIKELKNFQKVMLKAGEEKSIHFTITEDDLKFYNTQLKYAAEPGDFNVQIGLDSQDVKQQSFELL, encoded by the coding sequence ATGAATAAGCTGTGTTTGCTGGGGCTGCTGGTCAGCCTGGCCAGTCACCCGGTGTTGGCCGACGTGGCCCCGGTCCCTCTGGAAAACAAAGAAGCCTTTATCAACGATCTGCTCAAGCGCATGACCCTGGAAGAGAAGATCGGCCAGCTGCGCCTGATCAGCATCGGCCCGGAAATGCCCCGCGAGCTGATCCGCAAGGAAATCGCCGCGGGCAATATCGGCGGCACTTTCAACTCCATCACCCGCCCGGAAAATCGGCCGATGCAGGACGCGGCCATGCGCAGCCGGCTGAAGATCCCGATGTTCTTCGCCTATGACGTGATCCACGGCCACCGGACCATCTTCCCCATCAGCCTGGCCCTGGCCTCCAGTTGGGACATGGACGCCATCGGCCGCTCCGGGCGCATCGCCGCCAAGGAAGCCAGCGCCGACAGCCTGGACATCACCTTCGCGCCGATGGTGGATATCTCCCGCGATCCGCGCTGGGGCCGCACCTCCGAAGGCTTTGGCGAAGACACCTACCTGGTGTCGCGCATTGCCAAGGTCATGGTCAAGGCCTACCAGGGCCAGAGCCCGGCCCTGCCGGACAGCATCATGGCCAGCGTCAAGCACTTCGCCCTGTATGGCGCGGTGGAAGGCGGTCGCGACTACAACATCGTCGACATGAGCCCGGTGAAGATGTACCAGGACTACCTGCCGCCCTATCGCGCAGCCATTGACGCCGGTGCCGGCGGGGTGATGGTGGCCCTGAACTCGATCAACGGCGTGCCGGCCACCTCCAACACCTGGCTGATGAACGACCTGTTGCGCAAGGAATGGGGCTTCAAGGGCCTGGCGGTGAGCGACCACGGGGCGATCATCGAGCTGATCCGCCACGGCGTGGCCAAGGACGGTCGCGAAGCGGCCAAGCTGGCGATCAAGGCCGGCATCGACATGAGCATGAACGACTCGCTGTACGGCAAGGAGCTGCCGGGGCTACTCAAGTCCGGCGAGATCGAGCAGAAGGACATCGACAACGCGGTGCGTGAAGTGCTGGCGGCCAAGTACGACATGGGCCTGTTCAAGGACCCTTACGTGCGCATCGGCAAGGCCGAGGACGATCCGGCCGACACCAACGCCGAAAGCCGCCTGCACCGCAGCGACGCCCGGGACATCGCGCGGCGCAGCCTGGTGCTGCTGAAGAACCACAACGACACCCTGCCGCTGAAGAAAACCGCGAAGATCGCCCTGGTCGGCCCGCTGGCCAAGGCACCGATCGACATGATGGGCAGCTGGGCCGCCGCCGGCGTGCCGGCGCAGTCGGTGACCTTGTACGACGGCATGCGCAATGTCCTGGGCGACAAGGCCCAACTGGTGTACGCCCGGGGCTCGAACATCACTGCCGACAAGAAGGTGGTGGACTACCTGAACTTCCTCAACTTCGACGCCCCGGAAGTGGTGGACGACCCGCGTCCGGCGCAGCAGATGATCGACGAAGCGGTCCAGGCAGCCAAACAGGCGGACGTGATCGTCGCGGCCGTGGGCGAGTCCCGGGGCATGTCCCACGAATCCTCGAGCCGCACCGACCTGCTGATTCCCGCCAGCCAACGCGAGCTGATCAAGGCCCTCAAGGCCACCGGCAAGCCGCTGGTGCTGGTGCTGATGAATGGCCGGCCATTGTCGCTGCTGGAAGAAAACCAGCAGGCCGACGCGATCCTGGAAACCTGGTTCAGTGGCACCGAAGGCGGCAACGCCATCGCCGACGTCCTGTTCGGCGACTACAACCCGTCGGGCAAGTTGCCGATCACCTTCCCCCGCACCGTGGGGCAGATCCCCACCTACTACAACCACCTGACCATTGGCCGGCCGTTCACCCCGGGCAAGCCGGGCAACTACACCTCGCAGTACTTCGACGACACCACCGGCCCGCTGTTTCCGTTCGGCTACGGCCTGAGCTACACCACGTTCAGCCTGTCGGACATGGCCCTGTCTTCCACCACCCTGAACAAGAGCGGCAAGCTCGACGCCAGCGTGACCGTGAAGAACACCGGCAAGCGTGACGGCGAAACCGTGGTGCAGCTGTATATCCAGGACGTGGCCGGCTCGATGATCCGCCCGATCAAGGAGTTGAAGAACTTCCAGAAAGTCATGCTCAAGGCCGGTGAAGAGAAGTCCATCCACTTCACCATCACCGAGGACGACCTGAAGTTCTACAACACTCAGCTCAAGTACGCCGCCGAACCGGGCGACTTCAATGTGCAGATCGGCCTGGACTCCCAGGACGTCAAGCAACAGAGCTTCGAACTGCTCTGA